From the Acidobacteriota bacterium genome, one window contains:
- a CDS encoding VIT domain-containing protein yields MNSRLRSMVKGLLIAMLISVPIAQSASIELDSIGGADLLWKRDDGTLIPLPMESMELELEITGFLVRGTIRQVFLNDSEQVIEATYVFPMPERAAVDGMEMRIGTRRIVAEVREKQEARRVYEQAKSLGKKAALVDRGRPNLYRTSVANINPGERVEITVALMDEARFVDGTFRYAFPLVYTPRYIPGDVDETSRPANDAPSIPTVSLDVGLTAGIPFHDLRTPSHPDLGPPSMAGDVRTGIERATFSGAVSGANDFVVEWRPTDGRRPHAAWFLEERDSMRYAMMMLVPAAERVELTPIPSETIFVVDVSGSMAGPSIINVRDALDQALRRLRPDDRFNLIRFNDGYSRYADRFIQADEDGIRDAREWIGRLEAGGGTMIYPALEDALKLAGESTTRHLQRIVFLTDGAIGDEERILQRIADESGKIRIHTLGIGSAPNRHLMRKMAQLGRGIARFVGNGNDPEEQVDRFFAVVDAPLLMDLSIDESTARVLESFPSPLPDLHSGEPLVVAMRLEAGEDPGALLVKAWGPHGGYVETVEPTAAPPHAGIATLWARTRIESLMDRRYFEPNNTTLKEEVIEIALEFNQVTAFTSLVAVEQTPTAIGNTLRRNQTASLPQGGTLDPIKKRLAMLFGLLGIGVLFWLACTRDPA; encoded by the coding sequence ATGAATTCACGACTTCGATCGATGGTGAAAGGACTTCTGATTGCCATGTTGATCTCTGTCCCGATCGCGCAGAGTGCTTCCATCGAACTCGATTCGATCGGCGGTGCGGACCTCCTCTGGAAACGTGACGATGGGACGTTGATCCCGCTTCCCATGGAGTCGATGGAACTAGAACTCGAGATCACCGGGTTCCTCGTCCGTGGCACGATCCGTCAGGTCTTCCTCAACGACTCCGAGCAGGTTATCGAAGCGACCTACGTCTTTCCCATGCCGGAACGTGCTGCGGTCGACGGGATGGAGATGCGGATCGGGACCCGAAGGATTGTCGCAGAAGTTCGTGAAAAGCAGGAGGCCCGCCGGGTGTACGAGCAGGCGAAGTCGCTGGGAAAGAAGGCGGCGTTGGTGGATCGTGGCCGACCTAACCTCTACCGCACCTCGGTTGCCAATATCAATCCGGGCGAGAGAGTCGAGATCACGGTCGCGCTCATGGACGAGGCGCGTTTTGTCGACGGGACGTTTCGTTATGCGTTTCCACTGGTCTACACCCCCCGTTACATCCCCGGTGACGTGGACGAAACTTCACGACCCGCCAACGATGCTCCTTCGATCCCCACGGTATCTCTGGACGTAGGCCTGACTGCCGGGATCCCGTTTCACGACCTTCGAACTCCGTCGCACCCCGACCTCGGCCCGCCGAGCATGGCGGGAGACGTTCGTACCGGAATCGAACGGGCAACGTTTTCCGGTGCGGTTTCGGGCGCGAACGACTTCGTCGTCGAGTGGCGTCCTACGGATGGCCGCCGACCTCATGCGGCCTGGTTTCTCGAGGAGAGAGATTCCATGCGTTACGCGATGATGATGCTGGTTCCAGCCGCCGAGCGCGTCGAGTTGACGCCGATTCCGAGTGAGACGATCTTCGTGGTGGATGTCTCCGGATCGATGGCCGGCCCGTCCATCATCAACGTTCGCGACGCGCTCGATCAGGCGCTTCGACGGCTGCGTCCGGACGATCGATTCAATCTGATTCGGTTTAACGATGGCTATTCCCGCTACGCGGACCGCTTTATTCAGGCCGACGAGGACGGAATCCGCGACGCACGGGAGTGGATCGGTCGTCTCGAGGCAGGTGGCGGGACGATGATCTACCCGGCACTTGAGGACGCGCTGAAGTTGGCGGGCGAGTCCACCACGAGACATCTCCAGAGAATTGTCTTTCTCACCGATGGCGCCATCGGAGACGAGGAGAGAATCCTGCAGCGAATCGCAGACGAGTCGGGCAAAATCCGGATCCACACGCTGGGGATCGGAAGTGCACCGAATCGGCACCTGATGCGAAAGATGGCCCAGTTGGGCCGCGGAATCGCGAGGTTCGTCGGGAATGGGAACGATCCCGAGGAGCAGGTCGATAGGTTCTTTGCGGTCGTCGATGCGCCGCTGTTGATGGATCTGTCGATCGATGAAAGTACCGCGAGGGTTCTGGAGAGTTTCCCGTCGCCGCTACCGGATCTTCACTCCGGTGAACCGCTGGTCGTCGCGATGAGGCTCGAAGCGGGTGAGGACCCGGGCGCGCTTCTGGTCAAGGCATGGGGACCTCACGGTGGCTATGTCGAGACGGTCGAACCGACAGCGGCGCCTCCCCACGCCGGCATCGCAACCCTGTGGGCCCGAACACGCATCGAATCGTTGATGGATCGTCGCTACTTCGAACCGAACAACACGACCCTGAAGGAGGAGGTCATCGAAATCGCGCTGGAGTTCAACCAGGTGACCGCTTTCACCAGCCTGGTGGCCGTCGAACAAACGCCGACGGCGATCGGAAACACGTTACGACGGAACCAGACGGCGTCGTTGCCACAAGGCGGAACACTCGATCCGATCAAGAAGAGGCTTGCGATGCTTTTCGGCCTCCTGGGTATCGGAGTTCTGTTCTGGCTGGCGTGCACCCGTGATCCGGCGTGA